The genomic DNA GTCAGCACGACGCCATCGAAGAGGGTGGAAGCCGGCAGGTCGGCGCCATCCGCCGTGGTGACGAGGGTGGCGTCGGAAGCCCAGCGCGCGCGGCTCCCCGCGTCGGGCTTCGGGCCCAGCAGCAGGAGCGTGCCGGTCAACCACGGCAGGAAGGGGCGCAACGCCTCGGCGCAGGGCTCGCGCGGCGGGTGCGGCGCGCCTATTGCCACTTCATCCCGTGCCATACTTCCTGATTGCCAACATTAAATTGCCCGGAATTACCCAATCGCCAAGTGGTTGGGGGAAATTAATCGACGAAATGGACATGCGACAGTTGCGTGTCTACTTACAATTGGCATTAACCTGCAATTAAAACTGGCCCGTCTCGCCGAGGTCACGAGGGATGAATTTCGTCAGCGCGATCTCGTTGGCCGGGCCGCACGTCCTGGTCACGAGCACCTTCCCCGATGCGCTCAACAGGAATCCCGGGATCCGGAGCGATCTGGCAGAGGGCTTCGCCGAACTGCTCGGCGCCGAGCGCGTCAGACACACCCCTCTGGAACTGGCGGTCGCGGCGGTTCGGGCGACCCGGCCGGATGTCGTGATCGCGGTCGGAAGTCTCGTGCCTGACCTGGCGGATCTGCGCGCGCTTCGGCGGGCCGCGGACGCCGTGGGTGCCGTCCTGATCTTCTGGCTGACGGACGACCCGTACGAGTTCGACTACGCCTTCAAGGCGGAACTCTACGCCGACATCGTTGTGAGCAACGATTCCTGGGCGGCGCAGCACTACCGGCACCCCGACGTCCACCACCTGCCGCTGGCCGCGGCGCCCGACCGGCATTTCCGGCCGATCGCCCCGGTGGCGGAGCGGGAGACAGTCCTGTTCTTCTGCGGCGTCGCCTACCCGAACCGCGTCGCCCTGATGCGCCGGATCGACGATCTCCTGTGCCGGCACGTCGTGGAGATCCTGGGCGCCGAGTGGCCGGACACGCTCCAATGCGCGGTGAACCGCCGCCTCACGCCGGCGCAGATGGCCGACTACGCCGCGGCGGCGCGGCTGACGCTCAACATCGGCCGCGACCTCGACGTGGCCAATCGCCGGCTGTCGCTCCCGCAGGCGACGCCGGGACCGCGCACCTTCGAGGTCGCCCTGTCGGGCTCGGCGCAGCTGTTCTTCGTCACCGGCCTGGAAATCTGCGCGCATTTCGAGCCGGACACGGAGATCCTGCTGGTGGACGGCGCGGCCGATATCGCGCGCGCCATCGAGCGGTCGCTCGACGAGCCCGGCGCGATCGAGGCGATCGCGCGCCGGGCGCAGGCGCGGGCGCTCCGCGAGCACACCTACCGGCATCGCGCGGCGCGCCTGCTCGACCTGAGCCGCCTGACGGTCCCGGCCTGATCACGCCGCCGCTGAGACGGACGAGACCGCGCATGTCCGACCTGTCGATCCTGCTGCTCGACACCGAGCCGCAGACCCACAACCGCTACCTCGTGCTCGCCATCGCGGACGCGCTGCGCCGGCATCCCGCGGTCGGCCGGGTCCATGTCGGCGGGCACGGCGATGCCCTGGCCGCCTTCGTCGAGCAGGGTCTCGACACGCTGATCGCTTTCGGCGGCGCGCGGGCGCACGCGCCCCTGGTCGGTCGGCTCGCGGGGCTCGCTCGGACCAGCGTGCTCTGGACCACGGAGGATCCGTACGAGCGCGAAGCGAACGTGCGCGGGTCGGGGGTCTTCGATCTGGTCTTCACGAACGACCTTGCCACGGTCCCGGCCTACGGAGGCCGGGCACACCACCTCGCCCTCGGCGCCTCCTCGCTCTTCCACGATCTCCCGGTGCTCGAGGACGACGCGCGCTACCGCTACGACCTCCTCTTCATCGGAACGGCGTGGCCGAACAGGGTCGCGACCCTGAACGCGCTCTCGGCCAAGCTGCCGCGGGACGTGAAGTTCAAGCTGGCGCTGCCGTGGAACGCGCATATCGGTCCGCCGGAGCTGGAGGACGAGGCGCTCGTCACGGACTGGCGCTGCGGCAACCGCGACTTCGCCCTCCTGGCGAACCGCAGTCGCGTCGTGCTCACCCTGCCCCGGATCTTCTCGGCGGCGCGCGCCGATCAGGCGACCGGTTCGACGCCGCCGCCGCGGCTGTTCGAGACGGCGCTGGCCGGCGGCTACCAGGTCGTGGTCTCGCCCGAGCCGGAGACGGCCGCCTACTACACGCCGGGCGCCGAGATCGCGCTCTGCGACGACGAGGCCGGTGCGGTCGAGGCGATCCTGACGGCCCTGACCGAACCGGAGGCCCGCATCGCGCGCGCGCGCGCCGCGCAGGCGCGGACCCGCGCCGAGCACCTCTACGACCATCGCGTGGCGACGATCCTGGACGCGGTGATCGACCGGCGCCGGACGCAGACGCGCCGGCCCCCCCTCGAACCGTCAGCGCCCCGCACGGTCCTGATGCTCACCCACAACCGGATGGGGCATCGTCCCGGCGGCGGGGTCGAGGTCTATCAGGAACTGCTGACCGAGCTCGGCGAGCCGTACCGCGTCCTGTTCCTCTTCTCCGTCTTCGGCGACGGGCGCTGGTCGCTCCGGCTCGAGGGCCCGGGGATCGCGGAGAGCTTCGCCTGCGGTCCCGTCACGCCGCCGCTCTCGACGGACCCGTTCGTGGAGGGGATCTTCCAGAGACTGCTGTTCGAGCATCAGGTCGACCTCGTCCACATCCATCACCTGATGCACGTCCCGCTGTCGCTGCCGCTGATCGCGCGGGCCTGCGGCATACCCACCGTCTACCACCTGCACGACCATTTCCTGATCTGCGAGCGCTGGCTGCTGCTCGATCACACCGGCCGGTTCTGCGACGTCGTCAATCGCGGGGCGGACCAGTGCGACGCGTGCCTGGTCTCGGGAAACCAGTATCCGCCCGGCTCCAAGGCGCGCCGCGACGGCATGATGACCCTGGTGACCGACGCGATCGACGCCTTCGTCACGAGCACGCCCGCCACGGCGGAGTACCTCCGGCGCTACTTCCCCGGCATCCCCGCCGACCGGATCGTCGAGATCCCGATGGTGGCGCCGAACACCGCGCCGGCCGGGGCGCGGCCGGTGTCCAGGCGCAGGCGCGACGGCGATCGGCTGACCGTGGCGATCCTGGGCAATCTCGCGGCCCACAAGGGCGGCCAGCAGGCGATCAACCTGATCCGGAGCTGCGAGGCCTATCCCATCCATTTCAAGGTGATCGGCCGCATCGACGACCCGTACCGCGAGGCGGTCGCGGGCCTCGGACCGGATCAGGTCACCGTGACCGGCGCATACGAGCAGCACGCGATCGGCGGCCTGCTGGCCGGCTGCGATGTCTCGCTGCACCTCTCGACCTGGCCCGAGACGTTCGTCATCGCGCTGACGGAGGCGTGGCAGGCGGGCCTGGTCCCGATCGTCGCCGATATCGGGGCCCTGGCCGAGCGCGTCGAGGACGGGATCGACGGGTTCAAGGTCCCGCCGGACGATGCCGGCGCCGTCCGCGCGCGCCTCATCGCGCTACACTACGATCGCGCCCGCCTCTCCCGGATGCAGGCCTCCATCGGCCGGAAATCCTTCCCCGACACCGACGGCCACCTCGGGTCGGTCCGCGCCCTCTACGAGCGCCTGATCGAGGCGCGGCCGCTGCGCCACGGACGGGTTCCCAGCCACCTGCGGCACGGTTTCGACCTGCGGCTCGAGACCCTGGGATACCGGACGAACGCCGCCTCCTGGACCAGCGCGGCGATCGCGTGGGATGAGGCGGCCCGAGCGCCGGAGGCGTCGCCCACCGTGATGGCGGCGGCGCGCGCGCGCCCGGTTCCGGAGATGCCCGACGCGTTCCGGCGTCTAACGCTGAGGCCGGTCCGGCGCAGCGAGTGCGGCTGGAGCCTCGACGTGCTGCGCACGGACGAGCGCCTTAACCGGAGCCTGGATCTCTCGTTGGTCGTCGCGCGGGCTTCCGTGTTCCTGCGCGGCTGGCTGCACGTCTCGGGGCCGGCGCCGAAGGCGATCTACCTGCGGCTGACGGGTCGCACCGGGACATCGTGGGTCGCCCTGCAGAGCGATCTCCGTCCGGACGTGGCCAAGTGGTACGGTGAACCCGCCGCCGCGACGTCCGGCTTCACCGGCCAGATCGACGTCGCGGGGATGTCCTTCGGACGCTACGCGCTCGCGATCGTCCAGATCGCCGACGGTAGCCTGCGCATCCTCGAAGACGTCGCTTCGATCTTCATCGCCCCCGACACCGAGCCGCCGGCGCGCTTCGTTCCGGAGCCGCGCCATCTCGTCAGCGGGCCGCCGCACGTCCCGGATCTGCACCACAGCCTGCCGGATGCCGGCGACGCGCTCCGCGTGTCGCCGGGGCAGCTCTGGGCCGCGGAAGTCGCGTTCCCCGGGACCGCGCCCCGGCTCGGCAAGGACACGCTGGCGGTGTTTCGCGGCACCAACGGTCAGACGTGGCGGGCGCCCGTCCTCAAGATCGACGAGCGGACGGTGCGCATCACCGCCTCCGTCCCGAACATCGATCCGGGCGCCTACACGGTGTCCCTGGCCGAGCCGCACAACAGGACGTTGCGGACCCTCGCGACGCTGTTCCGCACCCAGGTGGCGCGTTCGGAGTGACGGGAATCACCGGCAAGCCCGGTCTCGATCCCCCGAGCCGACCCCGGACGTGGGCCTACCACGCCTCGACCCGTTCACCGCCGAAGATGCGCGAAGTCGGCAGCTCGAAGATGAAGTAGGGATTGAGTTGCGGCGGAGCCGCGGCCTCATCCAGGCGGGACTGCTGCTCGGGCGTCAGGACGACCTCGAGGGCGGCGATGTTCTGCGCCAGCTGCTCCGGGCGGCTCGCCCCGACCAGGACCGAGGCGACGCCGGGGCGCCGCGCGACCCAGGCCAGCGCCACCTGCGCCATCGGTCGGCCGACGTCCGCGGCGACCGCCCGCAGCACGTCCACCACCGCGAAGTTCGCCTCGGTGAACAGCATGCCGCCGAAGGGGTTGTCGCCGTTGAGCCGGCCGTCGCTGCCGCCCTCGGCCGCGTCGCCGGCCCGGTCCGGGAGCGAGCCTGCCGGACCGGCCTGAGCGAGCTTCTCGCGGCCGTACTTGCCGGTCAGCAGGCCGGCCGCCAGCGGGCTCCAGGGCACCAGCCCGAGCCCGAGGGCGCGGCCCGCGGGCAGCACATCGAGTTCCACGCCCCGGTCGAGCAGCGAGTAGGCGTATTGCAGGCCGATGGGTTCCGGGAGGCCGTGGGCACGGGACAGCGCGGCGATCTGCGCGGCGTACCAAGCGGGCGCGTTCGAGAATCCGTAATACAGGATGTCGCCGCGCGCGACGGCGTCGGTCAGCGCCCGGAGGACTTCCTCCGGCGGCGTGGTCCGGTCCCAGACATGGGTCCAGTACAGGTCGATCCAGCCGGTCCTGAGACGGCGCAGGGAGCTCTCGAGACCGGAGCGGATGTTCCGCGCGCTGTTGCCTCCGGCGAGCGGCGTGCCCTGCGCGCGCGGGAAGCCGGACTTCGTCGCGACGACCAGGCGGTCGCGCAGACCGCGCGCCGCGATCAGGTCGCCGAGCATCGTCTCGCTCGCACCGCCCGCGTAGACGTCGGCCGTATCGAGGAAGTTGCCGCCCGCTTCGACGTAACGGTCGAAGATGGCCGCCGAGACCGTCGCGTCGCTGCCCCAGCGGGCGGCGCCGAAGGTCATGGTCCCGAGCGCAAGGGGGCTCACGGCCAGACCCGAGCGTCCCAGGGTTCGATAGTGCCTCAGATCCATCGCCGCACCTCACTGTTGAGGGCTTGGTCGTAGTCCGGCGTCGGGATCGGGATTAGCCGTGGTATTCCGCATGCACCTGTGAGCACAGTTCAGGAATGCGGCGCGGCACCCTCGAAGATCTGGCGGCTTTCGCGGCGGTGGCGCGCCATCGCAGCTTCACGCGGGCGGCCGCGGAGATGGGGCTGTCGCCCTCCGCGCTCAGCCACACGATGCGGGCTCTGGAGGCGCGTCACGGCGTGCGCCTGCTGGCCCGCACCACCCGCAGCGTCGCGCTCACTCCGGCCGGCGAGCGGCTGCTGCGGTCGGTCGGCCCCGCGCTCGAGGACGTCGCGCGCGGGCTCGACGCGCTGGCCGAGTGGCGCGGCGCGCCGTCGGGGCGGCTGCGGCTGACGACCTTCGCGTACGCCGCGCGGGCGATCCTCGAACCCAGACTGCCCAACTTCCTGATCGACCACCCGGCCGTCTCGGTGGAGGTGATCGTGGACGACCCCCTGACCGACATCGTCGCCGCCGGCTTCGACGCCGGGATCCGCTTCGGCGAGACGGTCGAGCGCGACATGGTGGCGGTCCGGGTCGGACCCGACCTGCGCACGGTGGTCGTCGCGACCCCGGACTACTTCGCCCGTCACCCGCGCCCGGAGAGCCCGGCTGACCTGGAAGCGCATTGCTGCGTGAACTACCGGCTCGTCGGCGGCGGTGGGTTGCTGCCCTGGGAGTTCGCCCGCGACGGCCGCGAGATCCGGGTGCGCGCGGCCGGCCAGCTCGTCGTGAACGATGGCCGGCTCGCGGCCGCCGCGATCCGGGCCGGTGCCGGGCTCGGCTACATGCTGGAAGACGAGGCGGCCGACGACCTAGCCGCGGGACATCTCGTCCAGGCGCTGGAGGCGTGGTGTCCGTGTTTTCCCGGCTGCCACCTCTACTACCCCGACCGGCAGGTCACGCCCGCCCTGCGCAGCCTGATCGACGCGCTGCGGTGGCGGGAGGCGCCGTCGCCTCCCTGCCCGTGAGACCGTGCCCGCGTGACAATGCCTGCGAGACCGTACCCGCGGGGCCTCCCCGCTCAGGCGCCCCGCCAGTCGCGGGCGACCTCGCCCGCGAAGTCGCGGTAGCTGCGCGGCCTGCGGCCGAGGAGCCTCGCGAAGTCCGCAACCTCGGCCTCGGTCGCGACGGCGCCATCCTCCTGGTAGCGGCGCATCATCACCCGCAGGTCATAGGCGAGCCAGGCGGGGGCGAAGCTCCGGAGCCGCTGCTCCAGCGCGTCGAGATCGTCGCCTCCGTAGCGGACCGCGCGCCCGAGGGCCTCGGACCAGATCTCCGCCAGGGCGTCGCCCGTCAGGGCGTCCGGCCCGACGACGTCGTAGGTCTCGGCCGGAAGACGGTCGGCCGCGCGCTCGCGGCGCAGCAGCGCGTTGGCCGCCGCCTCGGCGATATCGCGCACGTCGACCATCGAGACGCCGGCCTGCCCGAGGGGCACGGCATACAGGCCGGCCCCGAGAAGCGGCTCCTTCTGGGCGAGGTCGTTCTGCATGAAGTAGGAGGGCCGCAGCACCGTGGCGGGCAGGTCGAGGGCCGCGATCATCCGCTCGACGGCGTGCTTGCCGGTGAAGTGCGGGGCATCGACGAAGGCCTCGCTCTTGAAGACCGAGAGATAGACGATGCCGCGCACGCCCGCGTCGCGGGCGAGGCTGAGCGTCGTGATCGCCTGGGTCAGCTCGTCCGGCGCGTTGGCGACGAGCAGGAACAGGGTGTCGACCCCGACCAGCGCCGCGCGCATCGCGTCGATGTCGGCGGGATCGCCGCGGGCGGCCTCGACGCCGGAGGGGAATCGCGCCTTCTCGGGCGAGCGGGTCAGAGCGCGCACGGCGGCCCCCGCGGCGACGAGATGATCGATGACGGCGGAGCCGATGCGGCCCGTGGAACCGGTGACGAGGATGGTCATGGCGGATCTCCTGGATGCGGGGCGGCCCCGAGCGGGCCGCCGATGATCCGAAGATGCGCCGTTCCTTTTCTGAGCCATAGTCGGCAAGATCGGGACTGGGTGTCCCGGATCTGGAACAGCACATGGACCTCGCGGCGCTCGCCGACTTCAATCTCGTCGCCGGCCACGGCGGCTTCGGCCGCGCCGCCCGGGCGAGCGGGCGGCCGAAGGCGACGCTGTCGCGGCGCGTCGCCGAGCTCGAGGCGAGCCTCGGGACGCGGCTGATCGAGCGGGGCGAGCGCAGCCTGCGCCTGACAGAGGCGGGGGCGCTCCTCCACGCCCGGACGGGGCCGCTGCTCAGCGAGATCGCGGAGGCCGGCGCCGTCGTCGGTGGCGGCCTCGACCGACCCCGTGGGCGGCTCCGGGTGAGTGCGCCGCTGCTCCTGTCCGACACGCAGCTCGGCCGCGTCGCCGCGGACTTCGCCCGCGCCTATCCCGAGGTCGAGCTGGAGATCTCCGCCGAGGACCGGTTCGTCGACCCGATCGAGGAGGGTTTCGACGTGATCATCCGGGTCAATCCGAAGCCGGACGAGCGCCTCGTCGGGCGCTGTGTCCTGCGGGACGAGCTCTGGCTGGTGGCGCCGCCCGAGGTCCCGCGTCCCGAACAGTCGGCCGGGACCGACGCGGCGACCGTGCCGGCGGCGGTGCGCTGGACGCCGCGTCAGGACGAGACGTGGCAGGTCCATGACGGCCGGACGCGCCGGACCTACGCGCCCGTGCCGGTCCTGCGCCTGTCCTCGCTGCCGATGCTGCGCGACGCCGTGGTGGCGGGCGCCGGCGCGGCGCTGCTCCCGCGCTCGCTTGTCGGGGGCGACGTGGCGGCCGGACGCCTCGCCTGCTGGGGCTGGCTGGAGGGGCCGCCGACGGAGCTGTGGGCGCTCCACACGTCCCGGCGCTTGGTCAGTCCCAAGGTGAACGCCTTCGTCGCCCATCTGGCAGCCGCGCTGTCGACGGATCGACCCGCCCGGCGGTAGATCGAGCGTTCGAACCGAGGGGCGCCGAGCGCGGCGCGCGCGCGGGACGGTGCCCTATCCGCATTCTGCCGCACCGCCCCGACGCGGCGCCTCGGGCGAGCCCGGCGGACCCGCCATCGTCCGGCCGAGCCAGTCCACGAAGGCCGCCGCCGGCCCTGCGGGTGGCAGGGCACGCACGAGAACGAAGTACCGGAGCCCGTTCATGAGGGCCGCGTCGCAGGCGGGCACGAGGCGCCCGTCGGCGCGATAGGGCGCGACGATCAGCGATCGCCCCAGGGCGATGCCCGAGCCGCCGAGCGAGGCGCGCAGCGCCAGTTGCGCGAGGTTGAAGTAGAGATTCTGGACGCGGCCGCCCCAGGGCGCCCCATGGACGCCTATCCAGCGATCCCACTCCTCCGAGACGCTCGCGGCCGCCTCCCACGGCGTCGCGTCGTGGAGCAGCACGACGGCCCCGCCGGGATCCGCCGCATCCCGGTAGGCCGGGGCGCAGACCGGGTAGACCGGCTCGGGATGGTCGAAGACGACCGTCGCACTGGGAGGCGGCGCCGGGCCGTAGCGGATCGCGACGTCGATACCGGACTGCGCCATGCGTCCCGGATCCAGGTCGTGGGTCTCCCCGAAGACGGCGACGTCGATGTCGGGATGCGTGTCGCTGAAGGCTTTCAGCCTTGGCGCGAGCCATTCCGAGGCCAGGGAGGGGACGCAACTGATCCGCAGCGTCGCCCGGCCCTCGCGCCGTTCCCCCCGGAGCAGGGCCTCGCCCATCCCGTCGAAGCCGCTCCGCGCCGCGGCGAACAGGTGGTGACCCGCGGCAGTCAGCCGGATCTCGCGGGTGCCCCGCTCGAGCAGCGGGTAACCGAGGCGCCGCTCCAGCCGCTGGATCCGCTGCGTGACCGCGCTCTGCGTGACGGCGAGGCGGTCGCCCGCACGGGCGAAGCCGCCCGCCTCGACCAGGACGCGGAAGAAGAACAGGTCGCCGGCCAGGCGCGCGTCGAGCCTGACGGGCATGCCCGATCATAAGCGGGCCTAATAGACCGCACCAGAGAATATAATTGGCCGCATGAGCGCCGCTCGCGCAGGGTCGGCGCGGACAAACCGGGCAGGATCGGGAGCGCCATGGCAGCCGTCGACGGGATGCAGACTCAACCGCCGTGCGACCGGATCCCGGAGGCGGTCAGGCGCGCCAGCCCCACGGTCTGGATGAACCCGGCGCTGGACGCCACCGCGTCCGTCCTGCCCGGACTCGCGACCGGCCGTGCCGACGTGGACGCGGCCGTGGCGCGCTGGCAGCGGTTCGCGCCGCTCTTGGCGCGCCTCTTCCCCGAAGAGGGCGCCGGCCGGATCGACTCGCCGCTCGTCCCGCTGGAAGAGCGCCTGTCCCGTGACGTCCTGGACGGCGCCGACGGGCGCGTGCTGGTGAAGGCCGACCACGCGCTGCCGGTGACCGGCTGCATCAAGGCGCGCGGCGGCGTCTACGAGGTCCTGGCCTATGCCGAGGACCTGGCCGCGCGGGCCGGGCTGCTCACCGAGGGGCGATCCTACGCGGCCTTTGCCGACCCGGAATTCCGCGCCCTGTTCGCCCGCCACGTGATCGCGGTCGGCAGCACCGGCAATCTCGGCTTCAGCGTCGGCCTGATGGGGCGCTCGCTCGGCTTCGCGGTCGAGGTCCACATGTCCCACGACGCCAAGGCGTGGAAGAAGCAGCGCCTGCGCGAACTCGGCGCCCGCGTCGTCGAGCATCGCGGCGATTACGGGGCGGCGGTCGCGGCGGCCCGCGGCGCGTTCGCCGGCCGCGCGGACGCCCATTTCGTCGACGACGAGGATTCCGTCGACCTGTTTCTCGGCTACGCGGCCGCGGCCCTCGACCTTCAGCGCCAGCTCGCGGAGTCCGGGATCGCGGTGGGCCCGGCGCAACCCCTGTTCGTCTATCTGCCCTGCGGCGTGGGCGGCGCGCCGGGCGGCGTCGCCTTCGGCCTGAAGCTCTTGTTCGGTGACGCCGTGCACCCGGTCTTCGTCGAGCCGGTCGCGTCCCCGTGCATGCTGGTCCAGCTCGCGGCCGGTCTCGAGCGCACGGTCAGCGTCTACGATGTCGGCCTCGACAACCGCACCGCGGCGGACGGGTTGGCCTGCGCCTCCGCGTCGATGCTGGTGGCCCGGACGCTCGAGAAGCTGGTGGCCGCCGTGGTCACGGTGCCCGACGACGCGCTGTACCGCTGGCTCAGGGTGATGTGGACCGAGGCGGGCCTGCGCCTGGAGCCCTCGGCGGCGGCGGGCTTCGCGGCGGCCGGGCGCTTCGCCGCCACGCTGCCCGCGGCGGTCGGCGCCGCGGCCACCCACGTGATCTGGACGACCGGCGGCGCGCACCTCCCGGCCGAGGAATTCGAGGCGGCCCTCGCCCGCGGTTGAGGCGCGCTGGACGTCGGATCAAAAACCGAGACCGCGCGGCCGCGGCTCCTGGATCGTGCCCGATCGCCAGGCGATCCGCGGCCGATTCAAAGTGAGGGCCAGACCCGGCCGTCGCTCACTCCATCAGGTCGGTCAGGGCCCCGATCTCGTCGGCGTTCTTCCAGACCGTCTCGCAGCCGATCACCGTGTCGGTGGCGTCGATCGTAAGCGTGAACGCGGGGGGCACCCGCTCGGTCCCGACGAGCCGGAGGCGAACACCCCACCGCGACATGTCGTGCACCACGCAGGGGATGGCGGGATGGCCGGCCACCGAGATGCATCCGCTCAGGTTGACGGAGACGCGTCGGGCGTTGCGCTGGTTGTCCATAAGTACTCCGCGCTAGAGCGCCGGAGGATAAGCGGCGACCGATCAAGGGCCGGTTTACGAACTGAACTCAATTGCGCCTAAAATTCGCGTCGAGGTGGCTAATACCGAAGTCTCGACCTACCGATTGGGAAGCCACCGGGAGACGAAGGTCAGCGGACGCGACGTGCCGGCCCGGCCGTCGGCATCCGCACGCGCGTCCTCGTCCGGCAGCAGCGACCCGATCAGGCGGAGCAGCTTCTCCCGCTCCTCCCCGGTGAACAGCACGAGGAAGGAACCGAGATCCAGTTGGACCTCCGGCGCGTCATCGCCCGGGGAGTGAGAGACGTAGGGCTGTCCGGTCTGGAGGTCGCGCATCAGGGCCCAGCGGTCGCCGCCGACGCCGACATGGAATTCGCGCGCTATCCGTGGGCCCTGTTCAATCATTGCTCATCCCGCACGCCGTCAACGTGCAATTTTCAACGGGATAGAGCGCGCAAACGCCTTGCGATATAACCTGGCTCAAGAATTCACAGGTATCGTCGACTGCAGCCCCACCGGCGCGAGCCGCCGGTGACGGGATGTCGGCGCGGTCTCGGGCTGGAGGTTGGTGCACTTGCGGCGCAGGATCGCGGACGATCCGACGCCGGACTGACATGCCCCATCTCCGCGCGGCAAAGGGCGCGTTTTCGGACCGAGAAGGGCGAGCGCTCCGCTCTCGCCCGGTCGGCGCCGGCCCTAGCGATACGCGTGGGGGCGTGAGCGCTCGAAGGCGGCCGCGCAGGCCGTGTCGAAGAGCTTGCAGGGCGGCGGGGCGTCGCCCGGTTCGACGAGCATCGGCTGTCCGCGGATGTCTCCGGTGGCGTGAGCCTGCGAGTACCGTGACCGCGGGTCGAAGTAAGGATCCGAAGTGTAACTGCTCATGAAGGCGCCTCCTGCCGGCATCTCGCTCTCGGACAGCGCCACGCCGGTCTGCAGCGACAGTGAGAGCACCGAGACCAAGATCAGCAGACATCGTCTGGTCATAGGCCTGCTCCTCCTTGAGCGCACGAGATCGGCAGCGCGGAAGCCGCGCTCCGGATGTCCTGGATGTGTCCGACGAGACCGCCGCGGGCGTCAGCGGCCGGTCTCTGCGAGCAGGCCCGCCACAACGCGTGCGCGCTTCGGAACAGCCGCCCGACGGGATCACAGCGTGGCCGCGACGCACTGCCTTCAGCGACGTTGGCGGGTCAGCCCATCTCGACATTCGGAAGATGGCGCAAGCCGAGCACGCACTGCAATAAAATAGGCTTTTCAGCAGTGAAAACGAAATTGATTTGAGAAATTTTCTT from Methylobacterium oryzae includes the following:
- a CDS encoding D-serine ammonia-lyase, encoding MAAVDGMQTQPPCDRIPEAVRRASPTVWMNPALDATASVLPGLATGRADVDAAVARWQRFAPLLARLFPEEGAGRIDSPLVPLEERLSRDVLDGADGRVLVKADHALPVTGCIKARGGVYEVLAYAEDLAARAGLLTEGRSYAAFADPEFRALFARHVIAVGSTGNLGFSVGLMGRSLGFAVEVHMSHDAKAWKKQRLRELGARVVEHRGDYGAAVAAARGAFAGRADAHFVDDEDSVDLFLGYAAAALDLQRQLAESGIAVGPAQPLFVYLPCGVGGAPGGVAFGLKLLFGDAVHPVFVEPVASPCMLVQLAAGLERTVSVYDVGLDNRTAADGLACASASMLVARTLEKLVAAVVTVPDDALYRWLRVMWTEAGLRLEPSAAAGFAAAGRFAATLPAAVGAAATHVIWTTGGAHLPAEEFEAALARG
- a CDS encoding LysR substrate-binding domain-containing protein; its protein translation is MPVRLDARLAGDLFFFRVLVEAGGFARAGDRLAVTQSAVTQRIQRLERRLGYPLLERGTREIRLTAAGHHLFAAARSGFDGMGEALLRGERREGRATLRISCVPSLASEWLAPRLKAFSDTHPDIDVAVFGETHDLDPGRMAQSGIDVAIRYGPAPPPSATVVFDHPEPVYPVCAPAYRDAADPGGAVVLLHDATPWEAAASVSEEWDRWIGVHGAPWGGRVQNLYFNLAQLALRASLGGSGIALGRSLIVAPYRADGRLVPACDAALMNGLRYFVLVRALPPAGPAAAFVDWLGRTMAGPPGSPEAPRRGGAAECG
- a CDS encoding PilZ domain-containing protein; protein product: MDNQRNARRVSVNLSGCISVAGHPAIPCVVHDMSRWGVRLRLVGTERVPPAFTLTIDATDTVIGCETVWKNADEIGALTDLME